In Niveispirillum cyanobacteriorum, the following proteins share a genomic window:
- the ftsA gene encoding cell division protein FtsA translates to MAFPGALNTRTKARKGPRGGTIAALDVGSSKVVCFIAKVDDPGSIRVVGIGHQISRGVRSGGIVDMEAAETAIGTTVHAAETMAGEQIREVLVSLSGGQPESQTLIAETAVTGAEISDSDVRRALTEARKLDVSPDAELIHSIPVGYAIDGVKGIRDPRGMVGERLGVRTHVVTAAGGPVRNLSTCVGRCHLGVESFVMSPYAAGLSCLVEDEMELGVTVIDMGGGTTSMAVFNDGKMVWCDSIPLGGGHVTNDIARGLTTPVAQAERLKTLYGSAVSAVSDEREMIDVPQVGEEERGQTNHVPKSLLVGIIQPRMEEIFELVHGRLDQSGFAKAAGRRVVLTGGASQLSGVRELAANVLDKQVRLGRPLRIGGLATNVSGPAFASAAGLLAYAMQQNHEMPALAPMPEKSTGLWGRVNGWLRENL, encoded by the coding sequence ATGGCATTTCCCGGCGCCCTCAATACCCGTACCAAGGCCCGCAAAGGTCCGCGCGGTGGCACCATCGCCGCGCTTGACGTTGGCTCGTCCAAGGTCGTCTGCTTCATCGCCAAGGTCGATGATCCGGGCAGCATCCGCGTGGTCGGCATCGGCCACCAGATCAGCCGGGGCGTGCGGTCCGGCGGCATCGTCGATATGGAAGCCGCCGAAACCGCCATCGGCACCACGGTACATGCCGCCGAAACCATGGCCGGGGAGCAGATCCGCGAGGTTCTGGTCAGCCTGTCGGGCGGGCAGCCCGAAAGCCAGACCCTGATCGCCGAAACGGCGGTGACGGGCGCGGAAATCAGCGACAGCGATGTGCGCCGCGCCCTGACCGAGGCACGCAAGCTGGACGTGTCGCCGGACGCGGAACTGATCCATTCCATCCCGGTCGGCTATGCCATTGACGGGGTCAAGGGCATCCGCGACCCGCGCGGCATGGTGGGCGAACGGCTGGGTGTGCGCACCCATGTGGTGACCGCTGCCGGCGGACCGGTGCGCAACCTGTCCACCTGTGTCGGGCGCTGCCATCTGGGCGTCGAAAGCTTCGTCATGAGCCCCTATGCCGCCGGCCTGTCGTGCCTGGTGGAAGATGAGATGGAGCTGGGCGTTACCGTCATCGATATGGGCGGCGGCACCACCAGTATGGCGGTCTTCAATGACGGCAAGATGGTCTGGTGCGACAGCATCCCGCTGGGCGGCGGCCATGTCACCAACGACATCGCCCGTGGCCTGACCACGCCCGTCGCCCAGGCCGAGCGGTTGAAGACCCTGTACGGTTCCGCCGTGTCCGCCGTGTCGGACGAGCGGGAGATGATCGACGTGCCCCAGGTGGGCGAGGAAGAGCGCGGCCAGACCAACCATGTGCCGAAGTCGCTTCTGGTCGGCATTATCCAGCCGCGTATGGAAGAGATTTTCGAGCTGGTGCATGGCCGCCTGGACCAGTCGGGCTTTGCCAAGGCCGCCGGTCGCCGCGTCGTCCTGACGGGTGGCGCCAGCCAGTTGTCGGGTGTGCGCGAACTGGCCGCCAATGTCCTGGACAAGCAGGTGCGCCTGGGCCGTCCGCTGCGCATCGGCGGGCTGGCCACCAATGTTTCCGGCCCGGCCTTTGCGTCTGCCGCCGGTCTGCTGGCCTATGCCATGCAGCAGAACCACGAAATGCCGGCGCTGGCCCCCATGCCGGAAAAGTCCACCGGGCTTTGGGGCCGCGTCAATGGCTGGCTGCGGGAGAATCTATGA
- the ftsZ gene encoding cell division protein FtsZ — translation MSIKLGIPSVEVQTKPRITVFGVGGAGGNAVNNMIRSALEGVEFVVANTDAQALQGNLASKRVQLGSTITRGLGAGSRPDVGRAAAEEQLEEILGHLSGTNMCFITAGMGGGTGTGAAPVIARAAREQGILTVGVVTKPFNFEGAHRMRTAESGISELAQYVDTLLIIPNQNLFRIANEKTTFADAFKMADDVLHAGVRGVTDLMVMPGLINLDFADIRTVMSEMGKAMMGTGEAEGDRRAIDAAEAAINNPLLDDISMKGARGVLINITGGHDMTLFEVDEAANRIRDEVDPEANIIFGSTFDEHMSGKMRVSVVATGIDNAVQQRPPVGQPQLQVVSGRRVAPAPAAAPAAAVASIPPAPANPIPARPALQPAAIPGVAAAAPAFAPMQPAPMPGAAAVAMTEEAAPAMVEDAAAEAQTAVAMAAATAPAPQPHHELRPSDMRPAAPARRDDAFIPPRAAEGAPRSSQPAAPERFTPPAPQPEKRGLFAKLFGGGAPQPAPAAPRMPAPAPQAPAPQFNAQARQAAPAPAPQPVAQAAPQAPRAKTAQSDEEMLDIPAFLRRQAN, via the coding sequence ATGAGCATCAAACTCGGTATCCCCAGCGTCGAAGTGCAGACCAAGCCCCGCATCACCGTGTTCGGTGTTGGCGGTGCCGGTGGCAACGCCGTCAACAACATGATCCGTTCCGCGCTGGAAGGGGTCGAGTTCGTGGTGGCCAATACCGACGCGCAGGCGCTGCAGGGCAACCTGGCCTCCAAGCGGGTTCAGCTTGGCTCCACCATCACCCGCGGTCTGGGTGCCGGGTCGCGCCCCGATGTGGGCCGTGCAGCGGCGGAAGAGCAGCTTGAGGAAATCCTGGGCCACCTGTCGGGCACCAACATGTGCTTTATCACCGCCGGGATGGGCGGTGGCACCGGTACGGGTGCGGCCCCCGTCATTGCCCGTGCGGCGCGTGAACAGGGCATCCTGACCGTCGGCGTGGTGACCAAGCCGTTCAATTTCGAAGGTGCGCACCGCATGCGCACCGCCGAAAGCGGCATCAGCGAACTGGCGCAGTATGTCGACACGCTGCTGATCATCCCGAACCAAAACCTGTTCCGCATCGCCAACGAGAAGACGACGTTCGCCGACGCCTTCAAGATGGCCGACGATGTTCTGCATGCCGGCGTGCGCGGCGTGACCGACCTGATGGTTATGCCCGGCCTGATCAACCTGGACTTTGCCGACATCCGCACCGTCATGAGCGAGATGGGCAAGGCCATGATGGGCACCGGCGAGGCCGAGGGCGACCGCCGCGCCATCGATGCCGCCGAGGCCGCCATCAACAACCCGCTGCTGGACGATATCAGCATGAAGGGTGCGCGCGGCGTGCTGATCAACATCACGGGCGGTCATGACATGACCCTGTTCGAGGTGGATGAAGCCGCCAACCGCATCCGCGACGAGGTCGATCCCGAAGCCAACATCATCTTCGGTTCTACCTTCGACGAACATATGTCGGGCAAGATGCGCGTGTCGGTCGTCGCCACCGGCATCGACAATGCCGTGCAGCAGCGTCCGCCGGTGGGTCAGCCGCAGTTGCAGGTCGTGTCGGGCCGCCGCGTCGCCCCGGCCCCGGCCGCCGCGCCGGCCGCCGCCGTCGCCAGCATCCCGCCGGCCCCGGCCAACCCGATCCCGGCCCGTCCGGCCCTGCAGCCCGCCGCCATCCCCGGCGTCGCCGCTGCCGCCCCCGCCTTCGCCCCGATGCAGCCGGCCCCGATGCCGGGTGCCGCCGCCGTGGCGATGACGGAGGAAGCCGCCCCGGCCATGGTTGAGGACGCCGCAGCCGAAGCGCAGACCGCTGTTGCCATGGCCGCCGCCACGGCACCGGCGCCGCAGCCGCACCATGAACTGCGTCCGTCCGACATGCGTCCGGCAGCCCCGGCCCGCCGCGACGACGCCTTCATCCCGCCGCGTGCGGCTGAAGGCGCTCCGCGCAGCAGCCAGCCGGCAGCACCGGAGCGGTTCACCCCGCCCGCCCCGCAGCCGGAGAAGCGTGGCCTGTTCGCCAAGCTGTTCGGCGGCGGCGCCCCGCAGCCGGCACCGGCCGCCCCGCGCATGCCGGCCCCGGCGCCCCAGGCCCCGGCACCGCAGTTCAACGCCCAGGCCCGTCAAGCCGCCCCGGCACCGGCCCCGCAGCCGGTGGCCCAGGCCGCCCCGCAGGCCCCCCGTGCAAAGACGGCGCAGAGTGATGAGGAGATGCTGGACATCCCCGCTTTCCTGCGTCGTCAGGCGAATTGA
- the lpxC gene encoding UDP-3-O-acyl-N-acetylglucosamine deacetylase, with product MSWQQTLNTTIHCAGVGLHSGRRVRMTLRPAPVDHGISFIRTDVPADRAVIAARWDLVADTRLCTLLKNEQGTTIGTIEHLMAALRGLGIDNAVVEVDAPELPIMDGSSAPFVFLIECAGIKQQDQPRRLIRVLKEVRVQDGDKIVSLSPAPVSSFRAEIVYENTALIRRQEGFLRLTDGAFKAEVADCRTFGFAHEVEAMRKAGLGLGGSLDNAIVIDGDRVMNPGGLRHADEFIRHKILDAVGDLYLAGGPILGHYQGLRPGHAMNNAILRALFADTTAWRREDAETWDSRAAVA from the coding sequence ATGTCCTGGCAACAGACGCTCAATACGACCATTCACTGCGCTGGTGTCGGCCTGCATTCGGGCCGCCGCGTCCGCATGACCTTGCGCCCGGCCCCGGTCGATCATGGCATCAGCTTCATCCGTACCGATGTGCCCGCCGACCGCGCCGTGATCGCGGCTCGCTGGGACCTTGTCGCGGATACCCGTCTGTGCACCCTGCTGAAGAATGAGCAGGGTACGACCATCGGCACGATCGAGCACCTGATGGCCGCCCTGCGCGGCCTTGGCATTGACAATGCCGTGGTGGAGGTGGACGCACCGGAACTGCCCATCATGGATGGCAGCTCGGCCCCGTTTGTCTTCCTGATCGAATGCGCTGGGATCAAGCAGCAGGACCAGCCGCGCCGCCTGATCCGCGTGTTGAAGGAAGTGCGCGTGCAGGATGGTGACAAGATCGTCAGCCTGTCACCGGCTCCGGTCAGCAGCTTCCGCGCCGAGATCGTTTATGAGAACACAGCCCTGATCCGCCGCCAGGAAGGTTTCCTGCGTCTGACGGACGGCGCCTTCAAGGCGGAGGTCGCCGATTGCCGGACCTTCGGCTTCGCCCATGAGGTGGAGGCGATGCGCAAGGCCGGCCTGGGCCTGGGCGGCTCGCTGGACAATGCCATCGTCATCGATGGCGACCGGGTGATGAATCCGGGCGGTCTGCGCCATGCGGATGAGTTCATCCGCCACAAGATCCTGGACGCTGTTGGCGATCTGTATCTGGCGGGCGGCCCCATCCTGGGCCATTACCAGGGCCTGCGCCCCGGCCATGCCATGAACAATGCCATCCTGCGCGCGCTGTTCGCCGACACCACGGCCTGGCGCCGCGAGGATGCGGAAACCTGGGACAGCCGGGCCGCCGTGGCCTGA
- a CDS encoding substrate-binding periplasmic protein, whose protein sequence is MAMLLAVAAVMMARADTAPDGAPTIVRLSSLDWPPFSGEGLPNRGLTTAIVERTLARAGLSAEVTFLPWQRAVATGLKAPGHAGYFPEYRTAASEAQCLLSAPIGSSPLGFAERVAAPVTWRSLTDLTGRRIGTVRGYVNTDSFDRAAADGTLTIEPAVDDATNLRKLAAGRLDMVVIDANVLAHLLSADPDLRPLRTGLRFNARLLEDKSLHVCFRPGPDGEALRRRFDRALAEDRPDSMLQASRPAPER, encoded by the coding sequence ATGGCTATGTTGCTGGCTGTGGCAGCCGTGATGATGGCCCGCGCCGACACTGCCCCTGATGGCGCACCAACCATAGTCCGGCTGTCCAGCCTCGACTGGCCCCCTTTCAGTGGTGAGGGTCTGCCGAACCGGGGGCTGACAACGGCCATCGTTGAACGCACCCTGGCACGTGCGGGCCTTTCGGCGGAAGTCACGTTCCTGCCCTGGCAGCGGGCGGTGGCCACGGGCCTGAAGGCGCCAGGCCATGCCGGGTACTTCCCGGAATACCGGACTGCCGCCAGCGAGGCACAATGCCTGCTCTCCGCCCCTATCGGCAGCAGCCCGCTTGGTTTTGCCGAACGCGTGGCGGCCCCCGTCACCTGGCGCAGCCTGACGGATCTGACGGGCCGGCGCATCGGCACCGTGCGCGGTTACGTGAATACCGACAGTTTCGACCGCGCCGCCGCCGACGGCACCCTGACCATTGAACCGGCGGTCGATGACGCCACCAACCTGCGCAAGCTGGCGGCGGGTCGGCTGGACATGGTGGTGATCGACGCCAATGTCCTGGCCCATCTTCTGTCCGCCGACCCGGACCTGCGACCCTTGCGCACGGGCCTGCGCTTCAATGCAAGGCTGCTGGAGGATAAAAGCCTGCATGTCTGCTTCCGCCCCGGCCCAGATGGTGAGGCGCTGCGCCGCCGCTTTGACAGGGCGCTCGCCGAAGACAGGCCGGATTCCATGCTGCAGGCGTCGCGCCCCGCCCCGGAACGGTGA
- a CDS encoding outer membrane protein assembly factor BamD encodes MFLAACSGKKDELPYVERPVEQIYSEASNAIDNRNYTKAALLFDEVERQHPYSQWAVRAQLMAAYSHYQALRYDDAITTLDRFIALHPGNRNAAYAFYLKALCNYERISDVRRDQGTTYEALKNLQEVVRRFPSSPYARDARLKIDLTRDHLAGKDMEVGRFYLATGEYMGAIKRFRRVVDEYQATSHVPEALHRLVESYLALGIREEAQANAALLGHNYPGSVWYQDTYALMNRSERGEKPSLFQRAVDWLF; translated from the coding sequence ATGTTCCTCGCCGCCTGCTCGGGCAAGAAGGATGAGCTGCCCTATGTCGAGCGACCGGTAGAGCAAATCTACTCCGAGGCGTCCAACGCCATCGACAACCGCAACTACACCAAGGCGGCGCTGCTGTTCGACGAGGTCGAGCGCCAGCACCCGTATAGCCAGTGGGCGGTACGCGCGCAGCTGATGGCGGCTTACTCGCACTATCAGGCCCTGCGCTATGATGATGCGATCACGACGCTGGATCGCTTCATCGCGCTGCATCCGGGCAACCGCAACGCGGCTTATGCCTTCTATCTGAAGGCGCTGTGCAATTATGAGCGTATCAGCGATGTGCGCCGCGACCAGGGCACCACGTATGAGGCGCTGAAGAACCTGCAGGAAGTGGTCCGCCGCTTCCCCAGCAGCCCCTATGCCCGCGATGCCCGCCTGAAGATCGACCTGACCCGCGATCATCTGGCCGGCAAGGACATGGAAGTTGGCCGATTCTATCTGGCTACCGGCGAGTATATGGGCGCCATCAAGCGCTTCCGCCGCGTGGTTGACGAGTATCAGGCCACCAGCCATGTGCCCGAAGCCCTGCATCGTCTGGTCGAAAGCTACCTCGCCCTGGGTATCCGGGAAGAGGCGCAGGCCAATGCCGCCCTGCTGGGCCATAACTACCCCGGCTCCGTCTGGTACCAGGACACCTATGCCCTGATGAACCGCAGCGAACGGGGCGAGAAGCCGTCGCTGTTCCAGCGGGCTGTCGACTGGCTGTTCTGA
- the recN gene encoding DNA repair protein RecN produces the protein MLVTLSIRDVVLIERLTLAFQSGLCVLTGETGAGKSILLDALGLALGARGDSSLVRHGCEQASVTAEFDLGKRGDHPAFAILREQELEVEDTLVIRRTLTNDGRSRCFVNDQPVGVTLLRRLGETLVEVHGQFDTHGLLDPRTHRDLLDDYAQLSVQGQKVAASWRAWRQVEQARLTAADDANRARAEEDYLRHAVEELDQLSPEEGEEKALAEQRIVLQHREKLIESLTQASTELSGERGAERALASALRTLSRIADKAGGKLDPIISVLDQAASEVGEASRAIQGFAADMDSDGGNLDKIEERLFALRAAARKHGTDVDGLVTLRASMAAKLNLIEDQGDLLSKLAAQAETAKATYLEAAKALSAARAKAAGKLDQAVAAELKPLRLEKARFATKVEQLGEEGWSAAGIDDIAFQVATNPGTPPGPLAKIASGGELARFMLALKVVLAQVGTVPTLVFDEVDTGVGGAVADAIGERLARLGQHDLQVLVVTHSPQVAARGAHHWNVRKKVSAGRTATEVVALSVEERLEEVARMLSGAEITQAARAAAESLLAGRG, from the coding sequence ATGCTTGTCACCCTGTCGATCCGTGACGTCGTCCTGATCGAACGCCTGACGCTGGCGTTCCAGTCGGGGCTTTGCGTTCTGACCGGGGAAACCGGTGCCGGCAAATCCATCCTGTTGGATGCGTTGGGGCTGGCGCTGGGGGCCAGGGGCGACAGCAGCCTCGTCCGCCATGGCTGCGAACAGGCCAGTGTCACCGCCGAGTTCGACCTGGGCAAGCGCGGCGACCACCCGGCCTTTGCCATCCTGCGGGAGCAGGAGCTTGAGGTGGAGGACACCCTCGTCATCCGCCGCACCCTGACCAATGACGGGCGCTCCCGCTGCTTCGTGAATGATCAGCCGGTTGGCGTCACGTTGCTGCGCCGGTTGGGCGAAACGCTGGTCGAGGTGCATGGGCAGTTCGATACCCATGGGCTTCTGGACCCGCGTACCCACCGCGACCTGCTGGACGATTACGCCCAGCTATCGGTGCAGGGCCAGAAAGTGGCCGCAAGCTGGCGCGCCTGGCGGCAGGTGGAACAAGCCCGCCTGACCGCCGCCGACGATGCCAACCGGGCGCGGGCCGAAGAGGACTACCTGCGCCACGCGGTGGAGGAGCTGGACCAACTGTCGCCCGAGGAGGGCGAAGAAAAGGCGCTGGCCGAACAGCGCATCGTGCTGCAGCACCGCGAGAAGCTGATCGAGAGCCTGACCCAGGCATCGACCGAACTGTCGGGCGAGCGTGGGGCGGAACGGGCGCTGGCATCGGCGCTGCGCACCCTGTCCCGCATCGCCGACAAGGCCGGCGGCAAGCTGGACCCCATCATCTCCGTCCTGGATCAGGCGGCCAGCGAGGTGGGCGAGGCATCGCGCGCCATCCAGGGCTTTGCCGCCGACATGGACAGCGATGGCGGCAATCTGGACAAGATCGAAGAGCGCCTGTTCGCCCTGCGCGCGGCCGCCCGCAAACACGGTACGGATGTCGACGGTCTGGTGACCCTGCGCGCGTCCATGGCCGCCAAGCTGAACCTGATCGAGGATCAGGGCGACCTTCTGTCAAAACTGGCAGCACAGGCGGAGACGGCCAAGGCAACCTATCTGGAGGCCGCCAAGGCCCTGTCGGCGGCGCGCGCCAAGGCAGCGGGCAAGCTGGATCAGGCGGTGGCGGCGGAACTGAAGCCCCTGCGCCTGGAGAAGGCGCGATTCGCCACCAAGGTGGAACAGTTGGGCGAGGAAGGGTGGAGTGCTGCGGGCATCGACGACATCGCCTTCCAGGTCGCCACCAACCCCGGCACCCCGCCAGGCCCCCTGGCCAAGATCGCATCCGGCGGTGAGTTGGCGCGTTTCATGCTGGCCCTGAAAGTGGTGTTGGCGCAGGTGGGCACGGTGCCGACCCTGGTGTTCGACGAGGTCGATACGGGCGTCGGCGGGGCCGTGGCCGATGCCATCGGCGAGCGTCTGGCCCGGCTGGGCCAGCATGACCTGCAGGTCCTGGTCGTCACCCACAGCCCGCAGGTGGCCGCGCGCGGCGCCCATCACTGGAACGTCCGCAAAAAGGTCAGCGCCGGGCGCACCGCGACGGAGGTCGTGGCCCTGTCGGTCGAAGAACGGCTGGAAGAAGTGGCACGCATGCTGTCCGGTGCTGAAATCACCCAGGCAGCACGCGCGGCGGCGGAAAGTTTGCTGGCCGGGCGGGGCTAG
- a CDS encoding helix-turn-helix transcriptional regulator, with protein sequence MPTLDDALGAIEESRDLDGLYAAFGALSSQLGFASFSYIDIRELRAGDGLPFYQTSVRADFARTYEDEGFILHDPVFARAAATNTPFLWTDLPDFAATARGTKPRRVLEAAYDHGYTQGYVLPVHALDAAGRPASSLISMYWTQQPEELAAGTPRWLRLAALAYHERALALRGVRDGLTPPPPLTGRERDCLLWACRGKTIAETAIILNISDRTAKFHVENAMQKPGVHTKPHAIAMAVHLGLIAP encoded by the coding sequence ATGCCGACCCTGGACGATGCCTTAGGTGCGATTGAGGAGAGCCGCGATCTCGACGGCCTTTATGCCGCGTTCGGTGCCCTGTCGTCACAGCTTGGCTTTGCCAGCTTCTCCTACATTGATATCCGCGAATTGCGGGCGGGCGACGGACTGCCCTTCTATCAGACCAGTGTGCGGGCGGATTTCGCCCGCACGTACGAGGATGAGGGCTTCATCCTGCATGACCCGGTCTTTGCCCGTGCCGCCGCCACCAACACGCCCTTCCTGTGGACCGACCTGCCCGATTTCGCCGCCACGGCGCGGGGGACGAAGCCGCGCCGGGTGCTGGAGGCGGCCTATGATCATGGCTACACCCAGGGCTATGTGCTGCCGGTTCATGCGCTGGATGCTGCGGGGCGGCCCGCCTCCTCCCTGATCTCGATGTATTGGACGCAACAGCCAGAAGAACTGGCGGCCGGAACGCCGCGCTGGCTAAGGCTGGCGGCACTGGCCTATCACGAACGCGCCCTGGCGCTGCGCGGCGTGCGCGATGGTCTGACGCCACCGCCACCCCTGACGGGACGGGAACGTGATTGCCTGCTCTGGGCCTGCCGGGGCAAGACCATCGCGGAGACAGCGATCATCCTGAATATTTCCGACCGCACCGCAAAGTTCCATGTGGAGAACGCGATGCAGAAGCCTGGCGTCCACACCAAACCCCACGCCATCGCCATGGCGGTCCATCTTGGTCTGATCGCGCCGTAA
- a CDS encoding ribbon-helix-helix domain-containing protein — protein MSMKTRLIPRPPAPAGLPVDHGLRLAHAMDGMRCGMPRRQRSFLINGEMRAVRMPPDLWLALDGIALTEGVMTAFIVEQVARRRAAGVGLAAALRCFILAYHRQD, from the coding sequence ATGTCGATGAAGACCCGCCTCATCCCTCGTCCCCCTGCCCCTGCCGGTCTGCCGGTCGATCACGGGTTGCGTCTGGCCCATGCCATGGATGGCATGAGATGCGGCATGCCGCGTCGGCAGCGATCATTTCTGATCAATGGGGAGATGCGGGCCGTGCGGATGCCGCCCGATCTGTGGCTGGCGCTGGATGGGATCGCCCTTACGGAAGGGGTGATGACCGCCTTCATCGTGGAGCAGGTGGCCCGCCGCCGCGCCGCAGGGGTCGGCCTTGCCGCTGCCCTGCGCTGTTTTATCCTGGCTTATCACCGCCAGGATTAA
- a CDS encoding peroxiredoxin — MSVKVGDRVPSVTLKHLTESGMQEVSTDDLFKGKKVVLFSVPGAFTPTCSAKHLPGFVDNAEAIKAKGVEDIVCMAVNDPFVMQAWGKQNNVAGKVTMLPDGNGALTKALGLEMDGTAYNLGHRSQRFALVAEDGVVTRLEVEKPGAFEVSSAEHILKVL; from the coding sequence ATGAGCGTGAAGGTTGGCGACCGCGTCCCGTCGGTCACCCTGAAGCACCTGACCGAGTCCGGCATGCAGGAGGTCAGCACCGACGACCTGTTCAAGGGCAAGAAGGTCGTCCTGTTCTCCGTTCCCGGCGCCTTCACCCCGACCTGCTCGGCCAAGCACCTGCCGGGCTTTGTGGATAATGCCGAGGCGATCAAGGCCAAGGGCGTGGAAGACATCGTCTGCATGGCCGTGAACGACCCGTTCGTCATGCAGGCCTGGGGCAAGCAGAACAATGTCGCCGGCAAGGTCACCATGCTGCCCGATGGCAACGGCGCCCTGACCAAGGCGCTGGGTCTGGAAATGGACGGCACGGCCTATAATCTGGGCCACCGCAGCCAGCGCTTCGCCCTGGTGGCCGAAGATGGCGTTGTGACCCGTCTGGAAGTGGAAAAGCCCGGCGCCTTTGAGGTGTCGAGCGCTGAGCACATCCTGAAGGTGCTGTAA
- a CDS encoding YqgE/AlgH family protein has product MPTSSKKPLNSLTGQFLIAMPQMPDPRFEKSVIYICVHNAEGAMGLVVNKLFDGISFTSLLNQLDIEVTQPARELTVHFGGPVESGRGFVLHSADYNHEGSVQVSDGVVLTATVDILRAVAEGQGPQNAILALGYAGWGPGQLDQEMQQNGWLHAPADNRILFDTDQERKWERALASLGINLSMLSADIGHA; this is encoded by the coding sequence ATGCCGACATCGTCCAAGAAGCCCCTGAATTCATTGACCGGTCAGTTCCTGATCGCCATGCCGCAGATGCCTGATCCGCGGTTTGAGAAAAGCGTGATCTATATCTGTGTCCACAATGCCGAAGGGGCAATGGGGCTGGTGGTGAACAAGCTCTTCGACGGGATCAGCTTCACCAGCCTGCTGAACCAGTTGGATATCGAGGTGACGCAGCCTGCCCGTGAATTGACGGTCCATTTCGGGGGACCGGTCGAATCGGGACGCGGATTTGTGCTGCACAGCGCCGACTATAACCACGAAGGCAGCGTTCAGGTGAGTGATGGGGTGGTGTTGACCGCCACCGTCGATATCCTGCGCGCGGTCGCAGAGGGCCAGGGGCCGCAGAATGCCATCCTGGCGCTGGGCTATGCTGGCTGGGGCCCCGGACAGTTGGATCAGGAGATGCAGCAGAATGGCTGGCTGCATGCGCCCGCCGACAATCGCATCCTGTTTGACACCGACCAGGAACGGAAATGGGAACGCGCCCTGGCCAGCCTGGGCATCAACCTGTCCATGCTGTCGGCGGATATCGGCCACGCTTGA
- the pal gene encoding peptidoglycan-associated lipoprotein Pal: MKRTNLLLLAPVMLLAACSSVSDRDKDASSSGGGYTTPFPGSGTPTTGVEQSNLNSNLSPQQQLAQIGDRVFFGLDQFEVSPESAATLDQQAQWLRSNPAITLTIEGHCDERGTREYNLALGQKRADSVRRYLVAAGIDGSRLQVISFGKERPAVAGSSADVWAQNRRAVSVVN, encoded by the coding sequence ATGAAACGCACCAACCTTCTGCTGCTGGCACCCGTGATGCTGCTGGCGGCCTGTTCATCCGTCAGCGACCGCGACAAGGATGCCAGCAGCAGCGGCGGCGGCTATACCACGCCGTTCCCCGGTTCGGGCACGCCGACCACTGGCGTCGAGCAGTCGAACCTGAATTCCAACCTGTCCCCGCAGCAACAGCTGGCGCAGATCGGTGACCGCGTGTTCTTCGGTCTGGATCAGTTTGAGGTGTCGCCGGAATCGGCCGCCACCCTGGACCAGCAGGCGCAATGGCTGCGCAGCAATCCCGCCATCACCCTGACTATCGAGGGTCACTGCGACGAGCGCGGCACGCGTGAATACAATCTGGCCCTGGGCCAGAAGCGCGCCGACAGCGTGCGCCGCTATCTGGTGGCTGCCGGCATCGATGGCAGCCGGTTGCAGGTCATCTCCTTCGGCAAGGAACGCCCGGCCGTGGCCGGTTCCTCCGCCGATGTCTGGGCCCAGAACCGCCGCGCCGTCAGCGTTGTGAACTGA